In Brassica napus cultivar Da-Ae chromosome C2, Da-Ae, whole genome shotgun sequence, the sequence caatatacagccatcggcgcttttttcagagatctcagcacacgtacgttcaaggaagaagtcatcgaacaacttcatcataacattccgatcatattgtgcaacctggagaagatatttcctccttcattttttgacgtcatggagcatctagttgtccacctaccatatgaagcattgcttcgtggacctgttcacaacggatggatgtatccgtatgagcgacagatgaaacatttgaaggggaaagcaagaaatcttgcaaaggtggaaggttcaatagttgcgggaagtttgacagccgaaacatctaacttcacatcatactactttgctccaactgttcgtacgaggaaaagagttcctagaagatatgatgatggtggagtaccgacatcatatccaattgatggtgttcctgacattttctgcgaaattgcaaggtttggtggtaaaacgaaagaagtatggtggtcatgtgaagaggataaacatagtgcccacacttatattctgctcaactgcgaggatgcaatgacccgttactttgaaaggtaaatatttttgtgaatgttaattatatgaattgcagttaattatgtatgacttgattatttgtttaatttgcagcatgtttgtatctcaagttgaagaagcaataccaggaatatctgcaactgatgtggagacacgtaaagataagcactttgtcaagtggttaaaatcacaggtacgtaatatatctcatacattgattaattaagtaagtgttttgatacttcaatattaattaagaataactgctttttgcaggttgattacgacgatccttattatcccgtatggtttcacgaattggttcaaggtccagttgcaaaggtcaccacatcacctatgtatttcacacgaggatttacctttcacacatacgagtatgggagacatcgggcaacgagtaactacggaatatgtgtgaaaggtgaaacggacttttacgggatcttgcaggagattattgaagtggaatttccggggttattgaagctaaaatgcgtcctcttcaaatgtgaatggttcgatcctgttgtgaaccgagggattcggtataacaaatttggtgttgtggatgtcaattttgggagaagatacaacaaatttgagcctttcattttagcttcacaagccgagcaagtaagcttccttccttatcctcggcttcgaacttccgggataaactggttagctgctatcaaaattacacctcgtggacgcattgtcgctggagaagaaccgcccttgcaagaagaagacgctatcaatgaagttgaggtaccagaacaaccaactgatgaaatccttttgatcgacccgcaaaactttcaatatgaagatattcccgaagatgcgacagatgaagcacgtgaagacgagttcgagagaagcgacgatgatgattgtaatgatagtgatgagaacgaaaacgatttagagtgatgtaatattgatgagaacgaaaacgatttagagtgatgtaatatatgtctctgatgttgtatttctctattgtaacgtatgtttaaagaaatattgtttttttaccatcctaatgtatgtgtaacaaatgttgttttatataatatgtatttgtgttaattttaaaaaattatttggagttttagggttttagagtttaagttggagaaagagcacaaagtagtagagaagaagagatatgatgttagatgatatgtgactttggggtttagggatttcattctcggtgtttagggttaagcgttgtaaaatcgtcgtaaaccgatttttcgacgtaatttcgtcgtaaatggaaaaacgcgggcctggtaacttcgtcgtaaacgtgggccttgtaaattcgtcgtaaaccaatgtttcgacgtaatttcgtcgtaaatcgaaaaacacgggcctggtaacttcgtcgtaaatggaaaaacacgggcctggtaacttcgtcgtaatgttacgaggaagttacgaggaaaccgtttttatatatatgggagAAGTCGAAGATACGAGCACTGCTCGTATCTTCCTCCCTAACTCCTCTCCCCCTCTAAggtaactttctctctctatctttttttttttttttatagtttaggttgttagtttaggtgattagtttagggaattagtttaggtgattagttaacggaattagtttagatgattagtttagaaaattattttaaacaattcgtttaggatatatattaatttaatttttttaaattttctagatggctcctagaccgAGACCAGCAGCTCCTGCACCTACGTATGCGGATTTGTTTGGCGATGGATCTTCCTCtagcggtccatcgtcttcttccgggacagttccagactctcacaCATCTCGGAGAGTTCCTTCGacccctcctcctcttccatctCAGATGCCTCCCCCACGAGCTCCACCTGTCGCCCCGGATCAGCCTGCCCCACCGGCTGCAGTTCATCCCGATTTGCGGGTGCCAGCTCATGCACCATTCGCAAGATACACCgtcgaggatttgcttgcccagcccggACGAGAGGGTTTACACGTTctggaccccgatagacccccgggtacttattggtaagtacataaaattattaattttaaatttaaaatctttgatcaatttttttaacaaatttgttatatttgcaggtttggggctaacaaccgtgttagccggagcgtttcagaGACGATGAAGGGATATTATGACGGCCCTTATCCCAACTGGACCATGACTCCCGATCACGTCAAGacgacgtggtttaaatgttttgcggtaattatatttacatattattaatatttatattgttaattaaataattattattttttttttctaatcttttaaaatgtttgttttttcagcAAAGGTGGAACTGGTCCgtaggaatcaccgagagggtgaagagcGAATTTATTGCAAAGGCGAAAACTCGTCTTTGCAACAccgtctccgattggaaggacaagtgggagatttaCGGCTATGAGGGGAAGCCGAGCGGGGTCACAAAGGAAgcatgggatggcctcatcacctattggaacgaacccaGCTCCATCCGCAAAGCCAACTCCTGCTCCGCTTCCCGAAGAACGAGGGATAAAGATGGCCATTTGCCCATGGTTCATAGATCCGGCCAAAAACCCCATGCCGGAATTCGTctcgaagctgtaagttttatttaaatttataattttcattattttaaacttgtatttattaattatatttaatttatttattattgttgtttattagttggagaagacgggagttttgccatctctctcggacttattcaagatgactcacgcctcaCCAGATggggtttttgtggatcctgcatccgaGAAACTCTTCAACGCTGTGGCGTCTCGGGTTGAAGAGCAAGAGACGCAACTTACCCAACAGTCTgcagatggattacccgtcaagtTGTCAACCGTAGAGGTCGACCGGATCTTCGAGgaggtaaaatttaataattttaattttttttctttattttattattaactctaaatacggttttatatatatacatataggtggctcctagaaagaagggAAGGACGGTTGGAATAGGTtccgttaacgaagttgcaagggcgacTTCGTCATACTATTCGAGACGGGACCAGGACAACGACCGGATGCAGGCTCGCATGGATACCCAGCAGCAGCGTTTGGACTCTCTCGAGGGTTTGCTGGATGTGATGGCGGTGGGAAATCCAACTTTGCAGAGAGCTTTGGCGGAGAGACGAGCAGCTCTCGGGATGAGCCAGCCGGATCCCGAAGCAGGAACGTCTACAGACCCGAACCCCTCAGCCAACTACTTCGATGACCATGATGTTGgcctttagtttccttttttaatttcttttgttttgtataaaaaatttaaattctatttaattaatgaatttatagttttaaaaaaaaaattatttggtttcatatttaattttatttcaaatattttaaattttaaaattattgttttataaaatttatataattattataattaattaatattttaaatatggagatgtaaattcgttgtaaaattCCACGTTAAGTCCTCGTaacgtttacgaggaatttacatgaagtcgttgtaaagtcctcgtaaaatttacatcgactttacgtgGAAGCCTTACGTGGCTTTTACAACGAActattacgaggtatttacatcGTCGTTTACGAGGACATTACGACGAATAGTTTCCttccgctttacgaggaattgacttcctcgtaaacgtaactaggactttacgacgaaacctctgTTACGACgagcgtttaacaacgaaacgcgtatcgatgttaattcgtcgtaaagcccctattacgacgaatttacaacaaatactgccctcgtaaaaaatatgttttcttgtagtgaattcacgaaaaaatatttaagcaaCAAAAATCcaacaaacacacataaaaatgatttagaaacataaataagacttgaaaatataaaatataattacgtCCACATTTAGTAGTAATTCATCAAGGTCATCAGTTGAATCTCCTGCAGTTGATCCTAATCTCACCAGCACGACCGGTAAGCACATCAACGGCTCCCATCTTTATCATTGCCCTAACAAACTGACGTTTGAAGAAGGCATTGTTGTTAGCATATCGAGCCACAACACCACGAGTTTGACGGTCTGTTGCGAGCCGCTGGTCAACCTGCATCACTCCTCTCCTTTTACGGAGCTGCTTGAAGAATTGGTTGTCGAACCTTAGTGGAGTCGACTGGTCTAGTGCCGCTGACGCGCTGTTTCTACATGTGTTCCTTAAGCTATATCACAAGAAAATAACACATTCAGATTATTATTTCTATgagttaaaataataaatctcgTTTTgaatgtaaaaataatttttcttaagttttCATAGAAAATTCGTTTCTAACTTTGTTAAAAAATGCATTTTAAGAAATCcaaattttggaaatatataacgtaaacattatttttaaaagattataacCTGAACCATGTAAATgccatattttaatataactaaAACTGGGTACCTACTGATGATTTcagaaattataaaataaacattttcaaCTATTAAACTGCTCTAACtaggataaaaataaaattttaaatcttctCAAACTTAAGAACTTTGTTCATTCTTATGTAATTTTTTCCCAATAAATTCAATATTAAATTTGGTTGATTTAAAATTACCTGGAAACCAAGGCTGGGTCCATGGACGGGTCAGGTCGTCCGGTGCCCTGGAAATTAGTGATCCTGTCATTGAATAGACCACAATTTCCCTGACCAACGGTATGTGCACCCAAAAGAGCCACAGCGTCGAATACGTTCATCCCTTTGTTGGTGAACAAACTGACGGCTCCGGCGACAGAGATTGTTTGGACCCGGAAGGGCCACGTCAACATTGTTTGAGACCAAACCATCGCGCCTTCCCGTGGGGATGCTGTAGCTCGGGCCTCCAGCTAACGCTACGGAGTCACGTGTCGCTAATGTGATGATGTCAGCGCATGAGACCGTGGAGGGACACGCAGCCTCTAGCTGAGCCTTGATGCGGTCAATCAAGTCAAATTCTCTAACGCTTCCGTTTGGTCCGGCCGTTTTCTCAGAGTTGGTTGAGTCAATGAGAAGGGAAGCGTCACAGCCCTACGAAGAAtgaacaataatatatattttaaatacgaTTAACCAGactaaatgataaatatatgaaattcaTGTAATTATATGAGAGTCTTATTTAAAATGCCTTTATTATACAGTATGCTGTTTTGTACAACATGTTcagtttaaactaaaaattaacataGAATGTTTGGACATGTTATAGCTGTATTAAAATGTTATAGGTTAGATTATTACCCTAACGAAACAGTCGTGAAAGTGCATACGGAGCAAAGCAGCAGTTACGGTTGGGTCAACACCAAACCGTTGGCGCACCAGATTACGTACGATAGTCTCGGCTTGAGGGCATGACCGGCTATAAAATCCGACTCGCAGTTGGGCCAATGCGATcgggaaaataaagaaaagcacaagaagagaagaaaacttcatcatttttgttgataagaagtttttcttcgaagtacttttcttttgcttcttgtGGAAGGGATTGTAAGACATTTGTGATCAACTATTATAGATACTCAAGAGTATATGATTGGCGACATTAACGCAATCGTATATCTCAGTGTAAATACAGAATATTATCTTTACTTACTTACTCTCTCTATTCTTGTATAAATGTAGACACCTTACGTATAATGAAAATCATCTCTTTCACAaacctcatatggtatcagagcaagttTGATATCCAGCTCTCATCTCTtcatctttgtttttctttctttcttcttcgtttctCTCTAGAAACCATGGCCTCAAACACTCCATTTAACAATGGAAACACTGAAACTGTTCCTGTAACTCAAGGATCTCTCCTTAACGTGAACATGACGAACGTGACACGTCTCAACACCACCAACTACATCATGTGGAAGCGACAAGTGCATGCTCTCCTTGATGGTTATGCTCTAGCATCATATCTAGACGTCTCCTCCACCGTCCCAGATCCGAAAATCACCATTGATGGAGTTCAGGTTGAGAACCCAGCCTACACGCTTCATAACCGACAGGACAAGCTCCTAAACAGTGCTGTACTAGGTGCCATCACTCCATCAATCCAGCCGCTTCTGTCAAACACGAACACCACTGCTGAGATCTGGAATCTTCTAGCCTCCACGTATGCAAAGCCGAGCAGGGGACACATCAAACAACTGAAGCATCAAATCAAGCAATGGAAGAAAGGAAGCAAGCAGATTGATGAGTACTTTCAAGGCCTCACAACCCGGTTTGATCAACTAGCCATTCTTGGGAAACCTGTGGATCTAGAAGACCAGATCGAGTACATTCTTGAAGGTCTACCAGAAGACTACAAGTCTCTCATCGATCAGGTTGAAGGACGAGATGCTCCACCAACACTGCCGGAGCTTCATGAAAAGCTCCTCAACCACGAGGCTAAGATCGTTACGGCGGAACCCTTGAACACGTTCCCTGTCTCTGCCAACATTGCCACCAACAAGTTCAAAGCACCATACAAATCAAACAATCGCAATCAAAACTGGCAGTCACAGTCTCGTCCAATAACCAACACTGCAACTCAACCATGGCAACCACGACCTTACTTGGGAAAGTGTCAAATTTGCAGTGTCCATGGACATAGTGCAAGGCGTTGTCCTCAACTCTCTCGTCAGACAACAGGCTTGCTCCCATCACCTTCACAGTGGCAGCCCCGGGCAAACTTTGCTTCAGGAGGAATTCAAACCACTCAACCATGGATACTGGACTCAGGAGCAACACATCATATCTCCTCTGATCTTACTAATTTGGCTCTGCATCAGCCTTATGCAGGCGGCGAGGAAGTCATCATTGGCGATGGAAATGGGCTAACCATTTCACATACTGGTTCTACAATCTTACCCTCCTCTCCACGTCCTTTATCTTTGTCTAATGTTCTCTGCGTACCTGCCATCAAAAAGAATTTGATATCAGTGTTCAAATTGTGCAATACTAATCAAGTATCTGTACAATTTTTTCCCTCTTACTTTCAGGTGAGGGATCTGAAAACGAAGGTCCAGTTGCTGCAaggtcattccaaggatgagctCTATGAGTGGCCAACCTCCTTTCCAAAAACCTTCCACACCATCACCTCAAACAACAAAACCACTGTTGGACCCGAATATGACCCTCAGGTGAGGTACCGATAAGCGTGAGCTAGCATGTGGGTTGCGATAAGCCCATCATAACAAAGGGAGCTGAAAGCCGAGCTGACGACTGGACCTGGGAGACATCATAGCAGAGGTCACGACAGAAAGTGAGCTAACAccttaagagactcggtcaagaGGAGCCTAAAGCGAGTTCCGTAATTGAAGCCGAATATCTCGGAGAACAGTTGAAGGGTTGCCAACGAAACCTAGACTATATAAAGAcggagaagataaaagacaagccatctcttttccatatatcaacttttgtactagattaaaagcattacgtattctttagtaatcatctcaagatacattcctttgtattcatcatctttcaactcatcaataaaatcatattcattcttcaagtttatttacgggattcagcccacgattctcattcatctctcttgacctaacctaaatctaagaagtgaaaccttgtctctcacaattggcGCCGTCTGTGGGGACAAATAATCGAATCCCTTTCTCTAAAGCTTAAAGGATGAATCCATTAGACGGAACGAATCCATCTAACCCCGATCAATCGAACCAGAGCAATAGCTCACCGAATCGCACTGCTCCGGGGGCAAATAACCCGAGAGCCTCCGGAGGGACCAACTCTGGGTCCTCAGCCCTCAATAACCCATCGCATCAATCCGCTCCGAACCAAACGGAAGATCAGCTTTCTGAGATCCGTCGGATGATGCTCCAGTTAGTGGACAAAGCTCAAGAGACCGAGCGAACGGTGCAACAGTTAGCCGAACGGCAGCAACAGTTCGAAGAGATAACCAGATCTCAATCCGCAACGACCCAACCGTCCGTCCACCAGGGAAGAGGAGTCACTTTCCATGAACGGTTAGCTGACCCTTCCTTCCCTAGAGAGCGCCTGAACTTCTCCCCTGATAGCCCAGGTGCAGAAGGGCAGGAACCTGCTTTCCAAACGCCTCGCGCTAGGACAGCTCCTGCGTTTACCCCTCCTATCACCAGCACCATGGGGAGCAATGTAGCTACAACTAGCTCCATGCCTGATCGAAACACCGGTGGGAGCACCCGTTTGCCTCCACCGCCACCTCCTTCCGGGTCTGGAGCAGGAACCAACATACCGTCCGGGGCCAGAACATCAGCTTCAGTGTTTCAAGCTAGGGTTTCAACCCCAAGCACAGACGAATACCAAAGGACGGATGCTGATCCTGCAGCTCTCCGCACTAACCTCGCTCGGAGCCTAAGGACCAATGAGCGACCTATTTCGCCAGCTAGCTGGGAAGACGACCGAGCTCGGTCTCACCAGGAACCTGCTCGCCGAGTATCTGATAATGACCCAAATGTCCTTCCCTTCGAGGGACCTGACGCAATTCGCAGGTACATGGAGCGAACCCACGCAGCTCTCCAGAAATTGGGAGCTCAAGTTCACAAGGTAACGAGCTCAGCTCCCGAAATCGAGAGCTTAATTGAGGAGACTCGTGGAACTCCGTTCACCGATAGAATTGCCAACTCTTACATAAGAGATACTCGAAAAATTAAGATTCCTGAATACGATGGGAACGCAGACCCAAAGGCCTATTTAAGAGCCTTCCGATTAGCTATCGTTAAAGCTcacttcacaaaggaagagtgtgatgcaggatattgcaGAACATTTGCCGAAAACCTGATCGGAACAGCTCTCGAATGGTTCTCCAGCCTCGAGCCGAACTCTATAGACAGTTTCGATCAATTGGCTAACGCCTTTATGAAGCAATATTCAACTCACATCCTGAAACAAGCGTCTGAGGCTGACCTCTGGAAGATCAGACAAGGACTGGGAGACTCACTGCGAGTCTACATCGAAAAGTTCAGAGCAGTAAGAACTAAACTCTCGAATCCCAACGATCAGGTAGCCATTGAGGCTCTTAGGAGAGGTCTCTGGTATAAATCAGGTTTCTTCTCGGAGCTAACGCTAAATCCCCCTCCAACTATCGACGACGCCCTCCATAAGGCCTCTAGATACATTACCTTGGAGGAGGAAATGGCAGCATTAGATAAGCTCCACAGAAAACCCCAGAGTCACCCGAAAGGCGAAGCCTCCGATGGAAAGGGACCTCACAAAAGAGGTAGCTCCCGAAATAATCAGACCCAGGGAGAACATTCTTACGTAGTCGAGGAAGACAAGGAAGAAAAACCTGTCGCCGCGACAGCTAAAGCCCCCTGGTCCAAAGGTTATGACGAGAGCAAACATTGCTCTTACCACGATCGAAAGGGACATTCAACCGAAGAATGTTGGGACCTCCAACGACAACTGGCTGCTAAATTCGCAGCCGGAGAAATAAAAGATGTGGACCTCAAAAAGCCACAACCTTATCAGAAGAGAGGTCCCAGAGATAGCTCTCCAAAACGCGAGAGGTCACCTGAAAAAGAAACAGACTCACCACCCCCAGCTCCCAAAAAGAGAGTCGATATGATCCTTGGAAAGTTTCCACAAGGAAAAAGCCTACAAATCGAGGCCCTCTTGAGTAAACCACCTCCCCAATCGAGCCCTGGCTCAAGGATCGATTACATCCTTGGAGGGTCCGATGTGTGTCAAGACTCCGTTAACTCTATTAAAAGTCACGTACGGAAAGCTGTGTCAAACACTCAGTCCAAACCGACCAAGCCTGAGTCTAACACTAAGATCTCTTTCTGGGAGAGTGAGACATTAGACCTCGATAGACCTCACGACGATGCCCTTGTCATAACATTAAATATAGCAGGGTACGAGGTACCTAAGCTCATgatcgacaccggaagctcCGTCGATCTTATTTTCTACAACGCACTAAAGGGAATGGAAATAGACGACTACGAAATTGTCGACCAGAAATCCAACCTCGTAGGTTTCTCAGGTGAAACAGCCACCTCATTGGGAACAATTAAGCTCCCAATTATAGCTGGCGGAGTCATGAAAATGACCAACTTCATAGTTGTCGACAAACCATCCCCTTTCCACGCAATCCTCGGAAGGCCTTGGATTCATAAGATGAAAGCAGTAGCTTCAACTTATCACCAATGCGTGAAATTTCCAACAACCAACGGAATAGCTACCATACACGGTAGCCAAAAGATTTCAAGGATCTGTTACCTGGGAGGATTCGAGATCATAAAAGAATCCCCCCAATAGCAATTACAGATCCAGGAGAGTCGCGAAATGCAACGAAATATCCGAGGTCCCCCTAAGAACCTCACCGAAAAAGTTAGCATCGACGACTCAAATCCTGAGAAACAGGTGAGCATCGGATCCGAGCTACCTCTCGAAACCAAAAAGGAGCTCGTCGAATTCCTAAAACAGAATATCAAAACCTTTGCATGGACCACCAGCGACATGAAAGGCATAGATGCAAATGTCACCACTCATAAGCTCAATGTAGACCCTACTTTTAAACCGATCAAACAGAAACGTCGTAagctaggtctagaaaaagccCAAGCTGTCAACGACGAGGTCGATCGACTAACAAAGGCCGGGTCCATCCGAGAGGTACAATACCCCGATTGGCTAGCTAACCCAGTGGtagtaaaaaagaagaatgggAAATGGAGAATCTGTGTAGACTTCACCGATTTAAACAAAGCCTGTCCTAAGGACAGCTTCCCGTTACCTCATATCGATCGTTTGGTCGAAGCAACGGCTGGACACCAGCTCTTGTCCTTTATGGATGCCTTTTCAGGatataaccagattatgatggaTCCTGAGGATCAAGAGAAAACCGCATTCATAACTGAACGAGGAACCTATTGTTACAAGGTCATGCCGTTTGGTTTGAAAAACGCGGGAGCTACCTATCAAAGgttagtaaataaaatgttcgctggacaactcggaaaaaccatggaagtctacatcgacgacatgttagTCAAATCCTCAAAGGGGGAGGACCACATCTCCCATCTAAGAGAATGTTTCGAAATCCTCAACAAATACGACATGAAGCTAAACCCAGCTAAGTGTACCTTCGGAGTACCTTCCGGCGAATTCCTAGGTTACCTCGTAACCGAAAGAGGCATCGAAGCCAACCCGAAACAAATAGCGACATTCCTGGAAATGCCATCACCTAAAACGACCAGAGAGGTACAAAGATTGACCGGACGGATCGCAGCACTAAATCGATTCATCTCCAGGTCCACCGATAAATGCCTTCCATTCTATAAACTtctgaaaaataataagaagttCTTATGGGATGAAAAGTGCGAAGAAGCCTTCAAACAGCTGAAGGCTTACCTCTCGGAACCTCCGATACTATCCAAACCTGTAGTAGGAGAACCACTGTACCTGTACCTCGCCGTGTCGGCAGCTGCAGTCAGCGGAGtgctagtacgagaggaacaaaACGAACAGAGACCTGTCTATTATACTAGCAAAAGCTTAATAGACGCCGAGACGAGATATCCCACCATGGAAAAACTAGCCCTAGCAGTCGTGACAGCTGCCAGGAAGCTGCGACCTTATTTCCAATCGCACTCGATCATCGTAATGACCTCACAACCATTACGgacgattctgcatagcccTAGCCAATCCGGACGATTAGCCAAATGGGCTATAGAGCTCAGCGAGTACGACATCGAGTACAGACCCCGAGCAGCAGCAAAAGCTCAGGTCCTCGCCGATTTCGTTATTGAGCTAGCATCCGAACATCTAGACCAGGAAACAGAGGTTCCGAAATGGAGCCTATACGTGGACGGAGCCTCGTCAAGGCAAGGCTCCGGTGTCGGTTTAAGACTAACCTCCTCAGCCGGAGAAACCATCGAACAATCCTATAGACTTGGATTTAACGCTTCCAACAACGAGGCCGAGTACGAAGCACTAATCGCTGGATTAAAGCTCGCCCTGAGCCTCGGAATTCGGGAGCTAAACGCCTACAGCGACTCGCAGCTGGTAGCTAGCCAGTTTCACGGGGAATACGAAACAAGGGACGAAAGAATGGGGGCATACCTCGAGGTCGTCCTAAACCTCACAAAGCAGTTTGACAAGTTCGAGCTAACGAGGATCCCACGAGGGGAGAACTCCTCAGCAGACGCGCTCGCCGCATTAGCTTCCACATCCGACCCTCTCGTAAAACGAATTATACCCGTGGAAGGAATCGAGAAGCCAAGTATCGACATAGCTACCAAGGCTGAGATGGATAGCAAAccaaaggaaaaaatagaggatAACAGCCTCCCGACGGTAGCTACCCAAGTTTTCACGACATTCTGGTTCCCGAAAACTAGAACACGCAGCTTTAGAAAGCACACCTCCAGGAAAGCAACCCAGAACCCGGAAAACAACGACAAAAGTGAAGGTACTCACCGAAGTTCAGACTCCCTAGAGCCTAACTCTACGAGTACCTCCGGGGGCACCATCCAGACCTCGGAGCCACTTGTCTATAAAGTCCAAACAAGAAGCCGCACCGCTCTTAAAAACGCATCTAGGAACGCTACACAAACCACAGGGGATAACGAGGAAATTGGAGATATTCCTCAGAACCCAGAACCTACTCCAACGAATATCTCCGGGGGCACCACGGCACCAGGTCCCGAACAGGAATCTCCCTCCtctcttcacaacaaagttgtaGGGAGAGAAGACTGGAGAATACCGATCATGGATTACATCCTAGAGGGAAA encodes:
- the LOC111203073 gene encoding uncharacterized protein LOC111203073, with the translated sequence MQRNIRGPPKNLTEKVSIDDSNPEKQVSIGSELPLETKKELVEFLKQNIKTFAWTTSDMKGIDANVTTHKLNVDPTFKPIKQKRRKLGLEKAQAVNDEVDRLTKAGSIREVQYPDWLANPVVVKKKNGKWRICVDFTDLNKACPKDSFPLPHIDRLVEATAGHQLLSFMDAFSGYNQIMMDPEDQEKTAFITERGTYCYKVMPFGLKNAGATYQRLVNKMFAGQLGKTMEVYIDDMLVKSSKGEDHISHLRECFEILNKYDMKLNPAKCTFGVPSGEFLGYLVTERGIEANPKQIATFLEMPSPKTTREVQRLTGRIAALNRFISRSTDKCLPFYKLLKNNKKFLWDEKCEEAFKQLKAYLSEPPILSKPVVGEPLYLYLAVSAAAVSGVLVREEQNEQRPVYYTSKSLIDAETRYPTMEKLALAVVTAARKLRPYFQSHSIIVMTSQPLRTILHSPSQSGRLAKWAIELSEYDIEYRPRAAAKAQVLADFVIELASEHLDQETEVPKWSLYVDGASSRQGSGVGLRLTSSAGETIEQSYRLGFNASNNEAEYEALIAGLKLALSLGIRELNAYSDSQLVASQFHGEYETRDERMGAYLEVVLNLTKQFDKFELTRIPRGENSSADALAALASTSDPLVKRIIPVEGIEKPSIDIATKAEMDSKPKEKIEDNSLPTVATQVFTTFWFPKTRTRSFRKHTSRKATQNPENNDKSEGTHRSSDSLEPNSTSTSGGTIQTSEPLVYKVQTRSRTALKNASRNATQTTGDNEEIGDIPQNPEPTPTNISGGTTAPGPEQESPSSLHNKVVGREDWRIPIMDYILEGKIPPNKWEARKLKALAARYCIIESALHKRSVSGPYLKCVHGLVAMKLMKEMHDGSCGNHSGGRALAIRIKRQGYFWPTIIADCEVYSSSCDKCQRHAPIIHQPAEKLSNISAPYPFMRWSMDIIGPLVPSGKGKKLLNLLVLTDYFTKWIEAEAFQQINRFEVEGFVWKNIVCRHGVPYEIVTDNGGQFISHDFKSFCDKWNIRLTFSSPRRPQGNGQAEAANKSVLANLKKRLGAQKELWSEKLPEVLWACRTTPRKATEETPFSLAYGMEAVVPAETTAGSLRRELCTSNPAANNQLLMDSLDLIEERRDQALLRIQNYQQAMARHYNSKVRPRQFAVGDLVLRKVFEGTKEPGAGKLGTNWEGPYRIIHIVRPGVYKLQKVRTGVPEIRSWNATNLKRYYH